One Benincasa hispida cultivar B227 chromosome 5, ASM972705v1, whole genome shotgun sequence genomic window carries:
- the LOC120077370 gene encoding uncharacterized mitochondrial protein AtMg00860-like — protein sequence MNRIFHQCVIVFIDDILVYSIDRKAHEEHLRIVLQTLCDKQLYAKFSKCEFWLKQVVFLGHVVSADGVSVDPQKVEAVVNWERPASATEVHSFLGLAGYYRRFVEDFSRLALPLTALTRKNAKFEWLDKCKQSFQELKKRLVTAPILTLPVTGKEYVIYCDALRQGLGCVLM from the coding sequence ATGAATAGGATCTTCCATCAGTGTGTGATAGTGTTCATCGATGACATACTAGTTTACTCAATTGACAGAAAAGCCCATGAGGAACATCTGAGGATTGTTCTACAGACACTATGTGATAAACAATTGTACGCTAAGTTCAGCAAATGTGAATTCTGGTTGAAACAGGTAGTGTTCTTAGGGCATGTAGTTTCAGCGGACGGAGTTAGTGTTGATCCGCAGAAAGTGGAAGCTGTTGTCAACTGGGAGAGACCAGCTAGTGCAACAGAGGTACATAGTTTCCTAGGACTGGCCGGATACTACAGACGTTTTGTTGAGGATTTCTCACGATTAGCATTACCCTTGACCGCTTTGACAAGGAAGAATGCTAAGTTTGAGTGGTTGGATAAATGCAAACAGAGTTTCCAGGAACTGAAGAAGAGATTAGTGACGGCACCTATTCTGACACTTCCTGTAACAGGGAAGGAGTATGTGATCTATTGTGACGCATTGAGGCAAGGATTAGGTTGTGTGCTTATGTAG